Proteins encoded in a region of the Macaca mulatta isolate MMU2019108-1 chromosome X, T2T-MMU8v2.0, whole genome shotgun sequence genome:
- the LOC144338619 gene encoding extracellular matrix protein 2-like — translation MPSLPASCLLAQAVIACGNVKMKHVPALTDPGLTTLYLAGLSQLLTLEVEGNQLRDRDISPLAFQPLCSLLYLRLDWNRLRTIPRGLLASLQELHLSTNLIQEVTEGALSHIHSLSVLVLSHNWLQEHQLAPRAWIHLP, via the exons ATGCCCTCTCTGCCGGCCTCGTGCCTCCTGGCCCAGGCAGTCATCGCCTGTGGCAACGTCAAGATGAAGCATGTCCCTGCCCTGACCGACCCTGGTCTGACCACACTCTACCTGGCAG GGCTCAGCCAGCTGCTGACACTGGAGGTGGAAGGGAACCAGCTGCGTGACAGGGACATCTCCCCCCTGGCCTTCCAGCCCCTCTGCAGCCTGCTCTATCTGAGACTGGACTGGAACCGGCTGCGGACCATCCCACGCGGCCTGCTGGCCTCCCTGCAG GAGCTACACCTGAGCACAAACCTTATCCAGGAGGTGACAGAGGGCGCACTGAGCCACATCCACAGCCTCAGCGTGCTAGTGCTTAGCCACAACTGGCTTCAGGAGCACCAGCTCGCGCCCCGAGCCTGGATCCATCTCCCGTGA